The following are encoded in a window of Sminthopsis crassicaudata isolate SCR6 chromosome 3, ASM4859323v1, whole genome shotgun sequence genomic DNA:
- the IL20RB gene encoding interleukin-20 receptor subunit beta, producing MVLKEASAYLVVWLLCTLIPTLLTDEAVILPAPPDLSVHSTNMKHILTWSPVIVPGETVNYSVEYQGEYERCYTSSIWIPSSWCSSISIPECNVTDDITATVAYNFRVKAILGTQSSAWSTLKELFNRNSTVLTSPRMKISKDGYHLIVEFEDMGPYFEFNVTYWKKSPNSQELYKIVREGGSLVHLETMEAGAEYCVKAQTIVEVIERSSAFNQVECIRAQDESHLLALVLFSSMGLILLIVGLPLFIWKMSQLLRYSCCPVVVLPDTLKITDSPQKLISCKKEDIETCDTVVRVMYPEELFRSWIQEAL from the exons ATGGTTCTGAAAGAAGCATCAGCTTACCTGGTTGTGTGGCTTCTCTGTACCTTGATTCCAACTTTGCTCACAG ATGAAGCTGTCATTCTGCCAGCCCCTCCAGACCTTTCTGTACATTCTACTAACATGAAGCATATCTTGACTTGGAGTCCAGTGATTGTCCCTGGAGAAACAGTAAATTATTCAGTTGAGTACCAGGg AGAATATGAAAGATGTTATACTAGCTCCATCTGGATCCCCAGTAGTTGGTGTTCTTCCATTAGCATTCCAGAATGCAATGTTACAGATGACATTACAGCCACTGTGGCTTATAACTTTCGGGTCAAGGCAATATTGGGCACTCAAAGTTCAGCCTGGAGCACTTTGAAAGAGCTTTTCAATCGCAACTCCA CTGTCCTCACCTCTCCCAGAATGAAAATTAGCAAGGATGGCTATCATTTAATAGTGGAATTTGAGGATATGGGACCGTATTTTGAATTCAATGTTACTTATTGGAAAAAGAGCCCCAATTCTCAG GAACTCTACAAGATTGTGAGGGAAGGTGGCAGTCTAGTACATCTGGAGACTATGGAGGCGGGAGCCGAGTACTGTGTGAAAGCCCAAACTATCGTGGAAGTTATTGAGAGAAGCAGTGCCTTTAACCAAGTTGAATGTATCAGAgcacaag aTGAATCCCATCTGCTGGCTCTTGTCCTGTTTTCCTCTATGGGTTTAATACTGCTTATAGTGGGTCTGCCTctattcatttggaaaatgagccaGTTGCTGCGGTATTCTTGCTGTCCTGTTGTTGTCCTTCCAGATACATtg aaaaTAACAGATTCACCTCAGAAGTTAATAAGCTGTAAAAAGGAAGACATTGAAACCTGTGACACAGTTGTGCGGGTGATGTACCCTGAAGAGCTCTTTCGTTCATGGATACAAGAAGCTTTATAG